The genome window TTCCGGGCTGGCACCTAACAGCTCCGCCAGTCCTGCCGCCGCCATGGAGCAGGCCACGCCCACTTCGCCCTGGCAGCCGACTTCCGCACCGGAGATGGAAGCATTCATCTTATACAGCGTGCCGACAGCACCCGATGCCAGGAAATAGCGAATGAAAATATCGGGGCTTACCGATTCGATAAAATGGTCGTAATAGGCCAGCACCGCAGGCACGATGCCGCAGGCACCGTTAGTCGGGGCAGTAACAACGCGTCCACCGGCAGCGTTCTCTTCATTCACCGCCAGCGCAAACATATTCACCCAGTCGATAACAATCATCGGATCGTTAGAGTGCTTGCCGGAAGAGACCAGCATCCGACGCAGCGCAGCCGCACGGCGCGGAACCCGTAGCGGGCCAGGCAGTACGCCTTCGGTATTCAGTCCGCGATCGATACAGTCGCGCATTGTCTGCCAGACGGCAGCAAAATAGCTCTCAATCTCCTGGCGACTATGCAATGCCAGCTCATTCTTCATCACCAGGCCGGATACAGAAAGCCCGGTTTCGCGGCAGTGCGCCAGCAGCTCTTTCGCCGAGTTAAACGCATAAGGCACCGAAACTTCATCCAGCACCGGTTCGCCAAAATGCTCGTCATCAACGATAAAACCGCCGCCAATGGAGTAATAGGTTTTACTGTAGATGCAGGTTTCGCCAGCAAACGCATGGATACGCATAGCGTTCTCATGGCGTGAAAGGTTTTCGCTGCGGAAATTCATGCCGCCTTCGCGCGGAAAATCGACCTCATGCTGACCGTTTGCCAGCAGCAGACGCTCGCGCTGTTCAACATCACGAATAAAGGCAGGGATCGCATCAATATCCACGCTTTCAGGCGAGGCGCCGGAAAGCCCCATAATAATGGCGATATCGGTATGGTGTCCTTTACCGGTGAGCGAAAGCGAGCCGTACACTTCCACGGCGATGCGCGTAACGTCCAGTAACCGGTTATCCCGGCTCAAATCATCGACAAACTGTTTGCCGGCTTTCATTGGGCCCAGGGTATGGGAACTCGACGGGCCAATGCCGATCTTAAACATGTCGAAAACGCTAATCACGCTATACGCTCCTTAACTATTAATCTCGCAGCGAAATGCACTGCCTGTATACCTGTCATGCTTCACGTTAAAGCCGAACGAAAACCCGTTGCGCTGGCTGGCTGCCTGAACCTGATTAATGCGAAACACCTCAGAAACTTCCTGATGAGTCGGCGCGCCAAATATAACTATTTTGTGGGAATAGGGAAGTGATTTGGATCGCTAACCCAGGAAAATTTAGTGAAAAATCACGGAAAGGGTACTTTTTGCCCAACATTTATTTGGTTATCACGTCGCCAGTTCCGGCATTATCTGTAAGCTAAGCTGGCGGATAATGCCAGCCGTCATGCCCCAGACAAAATAGTCCTGATACCAGGATAGCCAGACCTGATGCATCATGCCTTCACGGTGAATCTCCAGCGACGTATAACGTGAAAGACGCAGCGCCTCCTGCAATGGCATTTCAAAAATGGCATCCACTTCATCAGCGCTGGGCTGGAGCGGCAGATCGGGCGGAATAATCCCTACTACCGGCG of Pantoea alhagi contains these proteins:
- a CDS encoding L-serine ammonia-lyase, which codes for MISVFDMFKIGIGPSSSHTLGPMKAGKQFVDDLSRDNRLLDVTRIAVEVYGSLSLTGKGHHTDIAIIMGLSGASPESVDIDAIPAFIRDVEQRERLLLANGQHEVDFPREGGMNFRSENLSRHENAMRIHAFAGETCIYSKTYYSIGGGFIVDDEHFGEPVLDEVSVPYAFNSAKELLAHCRETGLSVSGLVMKNELALHSRQEIESYFAAVWQTMRDCIDRGLNTEGVLPGPLRVPRRAAALRRMLVSSGKHSNDPMIVIDWVNMFALAVNEENAAGGRVVTAPTNGACGIVPAVLAYYDHFIESVSPDIFIRYFLASGAVGTLYKMNASISGAEVGCQGEVGVACSMAAAGLAELLGASPEQVCVAAEIGMEHNLGLTCDPVAGQVQVPCIERNAIASVKAINSARMALRRTSEPRVSLDKVIETMYETGKDMNAKYRETSRGGLAIKVQCD